In the genome of Nocardia terpenica, one region contains:
- a CDS encoding primosomal protein, with the protein MASGDIVPIELGLTDGDLVTLWAPRWRDGDDEWEAFLGHEDALYGFESVAELAAFIRTDTDNDLVDHPAWKVVVGLSAAELEPEEQHVFDLVGVPELAAGDPDPDTLAELEETLGMVRTIGEVCELDVVTKFFGSHPVLGALPAGVSAFAGREGEELWDQIGNAIAKDWDRVVDAIDSVVHSPEVDADAVAVAEAELLAAEENVVDAEDAADTEDDNDFETVDLDEEDEEEVEETFWHEVGIDPVKIVTSEGTFFTLRCYLDDEPIFLGSGGTITVFTSERALARYLADEHEHDLARVSTYASVQTAAVDGSLEVEVDDENVYVLPGLADDLAEGPKSVDIEQLDLAVELFTDAADYAEDDTVEQSLAKSTPLGWYVSYLLEPDPSRLAPSPPFTAEAESWRALEQAFEARLQKG; encoded by the coding sequence ATGGCTTCTGGAGACATCGTCCCGATCGAGCTCGGCCTGACCGACGGCGATCTGGTCACCCTGTGGGCACCGCGCTGGCGAGACGGTGACGACGAATGGGAGGCATTCCTCGGGCACGAGGACGCGCTGTACGGTTTCGAGTCCGTCGCGGAGCTGGCCGCGTTCATCCGGACCGACACCGACAACGATCTGGTGGACCATCCCGCCTGGAAGGTCGTGGTCGGCCTGTCGGCCGCCGAGCTGGAGCCGGAGGAGCAGCACGTGTTCGATCTGGTCGGCGTGCCCGAACTGGCCGCGGGCGATCCGGACCCGGACACCCTGGCCGAGCTCGAGGAGACCCTCGGCATGGTCCGCACCATCGGCGAGGTCTGCGAGCTCGACGTGGTGACCAAGTTCTTCGGCTCGCACCCGGTGCTGGGCGCGCTCCCGGCCGGTGTGAGCGCCTTCGCCGGGCGCGAGGGCGAGGAACTATGGGACCAGATCGGCAACGCCATCGCCAAGGACTGGGACCGGGTGGTCGACGCCATCGACTCGGTGGTGCACAGCCCCGAGGTCGACGCCGACGCGGTGGCCGTCGCCGAGGCAGAACTGCTTGCGGCGGAAGAGAATGTCGTCGACGCCGAGGACGCCGCCGACACCGAGGACGACAACGACTTCGAGACCGTCGATCTCGACGAGGAAGACGAGGAGGAGGTCGAGGAGACGTTCTGGCACGAGGTCGGCATCGACCCGGTCAAGATCGTCACCTCCGAGGGCACCTTCTTCACCCTCCGCTGCTATCTCGACGACGAGCCGATCTTCCTGGGCAGCGGGGGCACGATCACCGTGTTCACCTCCGAGCGCGCCCTGGCCCGCTACCTGGCCGACGAGCACGAGCACGATCTGGCGCGGGTCAGCACCTACGCCAGCGTGCAGACCGCGGCCGTGGACGGCTCGCTCGAGGTCGAGGTCGACGACGAGAACGTCTACGTGCTGCCCGGCCTGGCCGACGACCTGGCCGAGGGCCCGAAGTCGGTCGACATCGAACAGCTCGACCTGGCGGTCGAATTGTTTACCGACGCCGCCGATTACGCGGAAGACGACACCGTGGAGCAGTCCCTGGCCAAATCCACCCCCCTCGGCTGGTACGTCTCCTACCTCCTCGAGCCCGACCCCAGCCGCCTGGCCCCCAGCCCGCCCTTCACCGCCGAGGCCGAGAGCTGGCGCGCGCTGGAGCAGGCATTCGAAGCCAGGCTCCAAAAGGGCTGA